The genomic window TCAATATCAGAATTATATAAGTTAGAAAAAGAATCTCTTATACAATTAGAAAAATTTGGACCTAAGAAAGCACAAAATCTTTTAGATGCAGTTGAAAAAAGTAAGAATTGCGAACTTTATAGATTTATATACGCACTAGGAATACCGAATGTAGGAGTAAAAACTGCTAAAGATTTAGTAAATAAGTTTAAGTCTATAGAAGGATTGAAAAATGCTAAATTTGAAGAATTAGTAGAAGTTCAAGATGTAGGAGATATAGTTGCTAGATGTGTTCTTGAGTTTTTTAAAGAAGAAAAAGTATTGGCTACAATTAATGAATTATTTGAATTAGGAGTTAATCCTTTATTTGAAGAAAAAGAAATAATAGAAAGTCCTTTTCAAGGAAAGACAGTAGTTGTAACAGGAACATTAAAAAATTATTCAAGAACTTCTATAAAAGAGAAATTAGAAGGTTTTGGTGCTAAAGTTTCAGGTAGTGTGAGTAAAAAGACAGACTATGTAATAGCAGGAGAAGAGGCAGGATCAAAACTTACAAAGGCACAAGATTTAGGTGTTAAAGTTCTATCAGAGAATGAATTCGAAGATATGATAAAGGGGTAATATAAAATGAGAAGACTAAGATTAAAGGATATATTTACATTTATATGTACATTAGCTGTAATAATAACAAGTATTATAATTATATGTACATTTTTAACAATATATCAATTTTACATTGTTGGACAGATGTTTAATTCTTATTTTTTATTACAATTAGCAACAGCCATAACAATGGTATTATGGTCAATTAGATTTTTCATATATAGAAAAGGTAAAGAACGATATATTTATTCAGGAGCATTTATGCTAATAGCAATTATATTTATGTTCTTTATTGTTAATTTAGTTAAGTAATTTAGAAAACCACTATTATAGAAATTAAATTTCATAATAGTGGTTTCTTATTATAAGAGTACGTTTTTAAAAAGAAATGATGTTATCTTTATTATCATCATCTTTAAATAATTCTTCTTCATTTATTATTTCATCTATATCAAAGGAATCTTTAGAATTATCATTATTAGAATTTTTATATTTGCTGTAAGTTAAATGATTTATAGATTGATAGATTTTATCTAATAAGAAGTTTTGAATTCTTTGGTTTTTATGCATTTTGTTGAATATTATAAATCCCCATATACTTATAATAGTAAGAGCTATCATAAATAATATTGCAACAGAGTAAAATATTATTTGAAAAATTTGAACAGCTAATATCATTTAAAGACCTCCATATAAAATATAAATATATTATACCACACTAAAAATAATTTTACCTAAATACAAAAAAGTATTTACAAAATTTATATATAATGATTACTTATAGATATATTTGGATAGAATTAGAGTTATAATTATCAAAAGGAGAGACCTAAATGAAAAAGATAATAATAACAATAATATCAAGTGTATTACTAATAGTATTTTTGTTAGGTTTTGTAGATAGAGTTAAAGAAGCTCCTGTAGAAAGTAAGGCTGTATTCACATATTCAATATCTGCAATTCCGCAAGATTTAAAAGTTATAGGTAAATTAGATAAAAGAGAACAAGATATTATATGTGCAACAAGTAGAGGTCTAGTTGATTTAGGTAAAGATGGTAATATTTTGCCGTCGTTAGCAGAAAGTGTAGAAGTACATGATGATGGTCTAGAATATGATTTTAAAATAAGAAATGATATTTATTGGAGTGATGGAAGTAAAATTACTCCTAAAGATATAGCCAGTTTTTTTAGAGAAATATTAACGGAAGAAGAGGAAGCAAGTATAGAAACTATATTAAATGTATATGGTGCTAGAGAATTTAGAAGTGGTATTGGATCATTCAATAATAATGTTGGAATTAGAGCTACTGATACTAATTTAATAGTAAGATTGAACTCTAAAAATGAAAACTTTGTAAGGGAATTGAGTCAGCCACAATATAAGTTAAGAAAGAATGTATTGTTATGGCAAGATATAAACAATAATTATAAAAATCTTATATACTCAGGAGATTACAGTATTTCATCAATGGGAATAAGTGAAATTGTATTAAAAAGAAATACTAATATAGACGCTAAACTAGTTGAAACTATTCATATAGTACAAGATGAAGGTGAAGAGCTAGCTATGGCTGCATTTGAAGTTGGTAATAGAGATATAGTAATAAATCCACCTAAAACGCAATTAGATAGATTGAAAAAGGAAAATAAGTTAATAACATTAGAATCAAATAGAGGTATATACTTAGCTTTTAATCCCAATGCTGAAAGTATTCCAACGGAAGGAAAAAAAGAAATTTATAGACTTATAAATAAAGCAGTAGGTGAATATCAGATGTCTAATACATCGTTTGTAGAATTAGCTGAAGGTAGTTATTTTAGAAATGATAAGGATGATTTAGCAAAATTACAGTCTAGGAAGGTTATGAGTAATGAGGTAAATGAATGGAAACCTTCAAAGGAAATTGCTTTAATAGCAGAAGGAAGTACTGAAAATAAGAATTTTTGTGAGTTTTTAGTTAAATGGTTTAAGAAAAATACAGAGATGATTTTAACATATACTTTGATAGATAAAGAAGAAATGAAAAATGTTCATGAAGAAACATACTATAATATTGCATTAATACAATGTGAGGGTTCTTTAATTGGAGAAAATTCATTGTTTAACGCAATGATAAATTTTTTGCCTAATAATTATAAAGATGAATTAAAAAATATAAAAAATCAAGATGAGAGGAAGGGTAAGTTTTTAAGTATAGAAGACAGTCTGTTTAATACATATCAGTTGTTACCTATATTATTTTACAATGACAACATAGCTGTAAGTAATAAAATTAAGAATATAGTATTAGATGGAAACGGGAATATAAACTTTAATAAGTTACAGAAATAAAAGAGGACCGTGTTTATATAAAACACGGTCTTAAATAATATAGATTATCTATCTTTAATTTCGGATATGCAGCTATTTGAAGAGTTTTTATCTATTAAATTATCTTTTTGTTCATTTATCTTAGACTCGTCAATAATTT from Clostridium septicum includes these protein-coding regions:
- a CDS encoding ABC transporter substrate-binding protein yields the protein MKKIIITIISSVLLIVFLLGFVDRVKEAPVESKAVFTYSISAIPQDLKVIGKLDKREQDIICATSRGLVDLGKDGNILPSLAESVEVHDDGLEYDFKIRNDIYWSDGSKITPKDIASFFREILTEEEEASIETILNVYGAREFRSGIGSFNNNVGIRATDTNLIVRLNSKNENFVRELSQPQYKLRKNVLLWQDINNNYKNLIYSGDYSISSMGISEIVLKRNTNIDAKLVETIHIVQDEGEELAMAAFEVGNRDIVINPPKTQLDRLKKENKLITLESNRGIYLAFNPNAESIPTEGKKEIYRLINKAVGEYQMSNTSFVELAEGSYFRNDKDDLAKLQSRKVMSNEVNEWKPSKEIALIAEGSTENKNFCEFLVKWFKKNTEMILTYTLIDKEEMKNVHEETYYNIALIQCEGSLIGENSLFNAMINFLPNNYKDELKNIKNQDERKGKFLSIEDSLFNTYQLLPILFYNDNIAVSNKIKNIVLDGNGNINFNKLQK